The Lysinibacillus timonensis nucleotide sequence GCAGTACTTGTTTGCCTATCCGTAGGAGTTTATCAAGCAAACTTATCAGTTGTACTAACATTTACAACGTTTTGGTTAATTCATGAAATCATTTATACGAATAGCACATTAAAACAAATATGGGCGAACGTTTTACGCTCTGGGTTAATGGTTGGTATTGGGATGATTGGGTATCTAGTCGTTTATAAACTATTTACTAGCGCATTTGCAGTAGAAATCTCCACTTACCAAGGGCTCGATAAAGTTGGTAGTTTAACATTGGCAGATATTCCAAGAAGAATCTCACAAATTATGACTGAATTAAAAACATTCTTCTTTAGAGGAATCTTTACAAATTACTCAATTAACTTCCTCGAAATATTAAATGTATTGCTATTTATAATCCTAATTGTTGGTGTAATCGTCGTCATTACCAAAAAACAGTTATATAAAAATATAGGGAAACTAGCGACTTTACTAATAGGTATCATTACGCTTCCGTTCAGTTATTACATTGCTTACTTCATGTCACCATCCGTTTTCTACCATATGCTGATGGTATTCGGCTTAAGTAGTGTTTATATTTTCGTTGTGTTAATGTATGACAAAATTGACGATAAGAACGGCCGTGTACTCAAAGTGGAGAAAATTACTTCGTGGGCAACGGTGATTGTCATCGCATTTACAATCTTCAACTTTGGATTAATCGCTAATATTGCTTACATGAATATGGAACTTCGTTATGAAAAATCCATTAATGTGGCTAATCGTTTAATAGATCGTATAGAACAATTAGACGAATATGAGTCAATCGAAAAAATAGCCGTCTTTGGGAACGTGAAATTGTATTCTAAATTAACTTCCGAAATTATTCCAAA carries:
- a CDS encoding glucosyltransferase domain-containing protein, which encodes MPEKVFEKLKQNIKSEWILAFNAAMIIGILTHLYVFMHRYPNHDGLHNLHSSQAMVTSGRFFLSPAAGISSYFDLPWVIGLFSIFFLALAAVSLVSLFEIRKKVSIILISGIVVTFPSVSSTFSYMFTADGYMLGIFMAIFAVLLTKKYKKFGFLLGAVLVCLSVGVYQANLSVVLTFTTFWLIHEIIYTNSTLKQIWANVLRSGLMVGIGMIGYLVVYKLFTSAFAVEISTYQGLDKVGSLTLADIPRRISQIMTELKTFFFRGIFTNYSINFLEILNVLLFIILIVGVIVVITKKQLYKNIGKLATLLIGIITLPFSYYIAYFMSPSVFYHMLMVFGLSSVYIFVVLMYDKIDDKNGRVLKVEKITSWATVIVIAFTIFNFGLIANIAYMNMELRYEKSINVANRLIDRIEQLDEYESIEKIAVFGNVKLYSKLTSEIIPNETPVMTGSVGEVVFYKHYSYQELIDQFLGYSLELPTDQELAEISQSEQFKEMSTWPAKDSVKVIGNTVVIKFEEIETN